In the genome of Nocardia terpenica, one region contains:
- a CDS encoding ABC transporter permease: protein MSEVMTVPNSGTGTRIASYRPRPGGRSESLGVFGALMARDLFVTVRELPSFMVQVILQPLFMLFIFGVVLRGLDLVTPELVRILLPGVVSMTIFQTAVQNTALPLAVDFAATREIEDRLLAPISVTAVGIEKVVFGAMRGLIAGIVMVPIGLLMLGGHWPLAAWPAVIVICILGALSGGALGLVIGTSVPARHIGVVFAAVLLPLMFTGAAQYPFFGLAKLRWFQVIVALNPMTYVSEGMRWLVLPGRHSIPLWIDLTVLIVATAGLLVLGTSGFHRKSQD, encoded by the coding sequence ATGAGTGAGGTAATGACCGTGCCGAACAGCGGCACCGGCACCCGCATCGCGTCCTACCGTCCGCGGCCGGGCGGGCGATCGGAAAGCCTGGGCGTCTTCGGCGCGCTGATGGCGCGCGACCTGTTCGTGACCGTGCGCGAGCTGCCGTCGTTCATGGTTCAGGTCATCCTGCAACCGCTGTTCATGCTGTTCATCTTCGGCGTGGTGCTGCGCGGGCTGGACCTGGTGACGCCGGAGCTGGTGCGAATCCTGCTGCCCGGCGTGGTGAGCATGACCATCTTCCAGACCGCCGTGCAGAACACCGCGCTGCCGCTGGCCGTGGACTTCGCGGCCACCCGCGAGATCGAGGACCGGCTGCTCGCCCCGATCTCGGTGACCGCGGTCGGAATCGAGAAGGTCGTGTTCGGGGCGATGCGCGGGCTGATCGCGGGCATCGTCATGGTGCCGATCGGGCTGCTCATGCTCGGCGGGCACTGGCCGCTGGCGGCGTGGCCCGCGGTGATCGTGATCTGTATTCTCGGCGCGCTGTCGGGCGGGGCGCTCGGGCTGGTGATCGGCACCTCGGTGCCCGCCCGGCACATCGGCGTGGTGTTCGCCGCGGTGCTGCTGCCGCTGATGTTCACCGGCGCCGCGCAGTACCCGTTCTTCGGGCTGGCCAAGCTGCGCTGGTTCCAGGTGATCGTCGCGCTCAACCCGATGACCTACGTCAGCGAGGGCATGCGCTGGCTGGTGCTGCCGGGGCGGCACTCGATTCCGCTGTGGATCGATCTGACCGTGCTGATCGTCGCGACCGCGGGGCTGCTGGTCCTCGGTACCTCCGGATTCCATCGCAAATCACAGGATTGA
- a CDS encoding aldo/keto reductase, whose translation MHYSRLGRTALTVSRLCLGTLNFGVRTTDAEAFDLMDTALDRGINFFDTANHYGWQKHRGFTEEVLGEWFAQGDRRRDKVVLSTKVFQPMSDWPNDQGLSARHIIASCEDSLRRMRTDWIDLFQMHHIDRTAPWDEVWQAMETLVQQGKIRYVGSSNFAGWHLVSAQESANRRNFLGVVAEQCVYNLVRRHVEVELIPAATAYGIGVYAWSPLHGGLLGGALRKQAEGTAVKSAQGRAVVALETQRDTITEYEKYCAALGADPAEIALAWVLSRPGVTGAVIGPRTRFHLDSAQRALELPLDEDVCTRLDEMFPPIGNGLPGPEAWAR comes from the coding sequence ATGCACTACTCCCGACTCGGACGTACCGCGCTGACGGTCAGCCGACTCTGCCTGGGCACCTTGAACTTCGGGGTCCGCACCACCGACGCCGAAGCCTTCGACCTGATGGACACCGCACTGGATCGGGGCATCAACTTCTTCGACACCGCGAACCACTACGGCTGGCAGAAGCACCGCGGATTCACCGAGGAGGTCCTCGGGGAGTGGTTCGCGCAGGGGGACCGCCGGCGGGACAAGGTGGTGCTGTCCACCAAGGTGTTCCAGCCGATGAGCGACTGGCCCAACGATCAGGGCCTGTCGGCGCGGCACATCATCGCCTCCTGCGAGGATTCGCTGCGCCGGATGCGCACGGACTGGATCGACCTGTTCCAGATGCACCACATCGACCGCACCGCCCCGTGGGACGAGGTCTGGCAGGCGATGGAGACGCTGGTGCAGCAGGGCAAGATCCGCTACGTCGGCTCCTCCAATTTCGCGGGCTGGCATCTGGTTTCGGCGCAGGAGTCGGCCAATCGCCGCAACTTCCTCGGCGTGGTCGCCGAGCAGTGCGTGTACAACCTGGTGCGCCGCCACGTGGAGGTGGAGCTGATCCCGGCCGCCACCGCCTACGGGATCGGCGTCTACGCCTGGTCGCCGCTGCACGGCGGGCTGCTCGGCGGCGCGCTGCGCAAACAGGCCGAGGGGACCGCGGTGAAGTCGGCCCAGGGCCGCGCCGTGGTCGCCCTCGAGACCCAGCGCGACACCATCACCGAATACGAAAAGTATTGCGCCGCACTCGGTGCCGACCCCGCCGAGATCGCCCTGGCGTGGGTGCTGTCCCGGCCGGGGGTGACCGGGGCCGTGATCGGGCCGCGCACCCGCTTCCATCTCGACAGCGCGCAGCGCGCGCTGGAGCTGCCGCTCGACGAGGACGTGTGCACACGCCTCGACGAGATGTTTCCCCCCATCGGCAACGGCCTGCCGGGCCCCGAGGCGTGGGCCCGATGA
- a CDS encoding dTDP-4-dehydrorhamnose 3,5-epimerase family protein translates to MQSRKLAVEGAVEFTPRVFSDERGMFVSPFQESVFDEAVGRPLFTVRQTSYSRSRRGTVRGIHYTATPPGAHKYVCCVQGKALDIVVDIRVGSPTFGRFDVLTLDPETFRAVYFPLGVGHAFVALADDTVMSYTLSTSYVAENELALAVLDPELALPIPGDIEPILSDRDRVAPTLAEAKAAGLLPDYHRCTEIEYALRRV, encoded by the coding sequence ATGCAGTCACGCAAGCTGGCGGTAGAAGGCGCCGTCGAATTCACCCCGCGGGTGTTCTCCGACGAGCGCGGCATGTTCGTGTCGCCCTTTCAGGAGTCGGTCTTCGACGAGGCCGTCGGCAGGCCGCTGTTCACGGTGCGGCAGACCAGCTACAGCCGGTCGCGGCGCGGGACGGTCCGGGGCATCCACTACACCGCCACCCCGCCCGGCGCGCACAAATACGTGTGCTGCGTGCAGGGGAAGGCGCTCGATATCGTCGTCGACATCCGGGTGGGCTCACCGACTTTCGGCCGCTTCGACGTGCTGACGCTGGACCCGGAGACCTTCCGGGCCGTCTACTTCCCGCTCGGGGTGGGCCACGCCTTCGTCGCGCTGGCCGACGACACCGTGATGTCCTACACCCTGTCCACGAGCTATGTGGCGGAGAACGAGCTGGCGCTGGCCGTGCTCGATCCCGAACTGGCACTGCCGATTCCCGGTGACATCGAGCCGATCCTGTCCGACCGGGACCGGGTCGCGCCGACGCTGGCCGAGGCGAAAGCGGCCGGGCTGCTTCCGGATTACCACCGCTGCACGGAGATCGAGTACGCGCTACGGCGGGTCTGA
- a CDS encoding NAD-dependent epimerase/dehydratase family protein, with product MGASTVAVLGATGGVGRFVCAAFARAGYDVLAVARRYTAHVYDHEFAPLDVAAADPREIAAVLDAAGVSVVVNATGSWGRTEPELVYAHVTLIERLLAALPLLSRRIRLVHIGSIHEYGPVPAGTLIDETRTPAPTTAYARTKLIGSEAVLDVTHAGVVDGVVLRAVNVCGPGTTSASFLGAVVDKLRAAIPGEVVELTVADARRDFLDVRDLADAVVKAATAPAVGRAVNIGWGVAMSMRELVGLLHTVSGLPEDAVRALDAVLESKGGGGWTQADIRLAADLLGWKPTIGLSESLRDMWEAAAVPQRAESG from the coding sequence ATGGGTGCTTCGACGGTGGCCGTGCTGGGCGCGACCGGCGGTGTCGGGCGGTTCGTCTGCGCGGCGTTCGCGCGGGCGGGATACGACGTGCTCGCCGTCGCCCGGCGCTACACCGCGCACGTGTACGACCACGAGTTCGCGCCGCTGGATGTCGCGGCGGCCGATCCGCGGGAGATCGCCGCGGTCCTCGACGCCGCGGGTGTGTCGGTGGTGGTGAACGCGACGGGCAGTTGGGGCCGCACCGAGCCGGAACTGGTGTACGCGCACGTGACGCTGATCGAACGGCTGCTGGCGGCGCTGCCGCTGCTGTCGCGGCGAATTCGCCTGGTACACATCGGATCCATTCACGAGTACGGTCCGGTGCCCGCGGGCACGCTGATCGACGAGACCCGCACCCCCGCGCCGACCACCGCCTACGCGCGCACCAAGCTGATCGGCTCGGAGGCCGTCCTCGATGTCACCCACGCGGGTGTGGTGGACGGTGTCGTGCTGCGCGCGGTGAACGTCTGCGGTCCCGGCACCACCTCCGCGAGCTTCCTGGGCGCGGTGGTCGACAAGCTGCGGGCGGCAATTCCGGGGGAGGTCGTGGAGCTCACCGTCGCCGACGCCCGCCGCGACTTCCTCGATGTGCGCGACCTCGCCGATGCGGTGGTGAAGGCCGCGACCGCCCCGGCGGTCGGCCGGGCCGTCAATATCGGCTGGGGCGTGGCGATGTCGATGCGTGAGCTGGTCGGCCTGCTGCACACCGTGTCCGGTCTGCCCGAAGACGCGGTGCGCGCGCTGGACGCGGTGCTGGAGAGCAAGGGTGGCGGCGGCTGGACCCAGGCCGACATCCGGCTCGCCGCAGACCTTCTCGGCTGGAAACCCACGATCGGGCTCTCCGAATCGCTGCGCGACATGTGGGAGGCCGCGGCCGTCCCCCAGCGCGCGGAGTCTGGGTAA
- a CDS encoding ABC transporter ATP-binding protein — translation MSQDVAVEVRDLVKRYPGADTNAVDSLSFTVQPGEVFGLLGPNGAGKTTTVGVLTTRVRPTSGYASVCGVDVLEDPIGARRVLAAVSQRNTLDGSLTIRQNLLFHARYHRIPRAERARLADEILERMSLTPVANRNIGQISGGQTQRVMIGRALMHKPDVLFLDEPANGLDPQARLFVHDRVVDLHRDGTAVVITTHDMSEATKLCNRVGIVDHGRMLALDTPAKLTELLPGSSSVTLTIGRNESAVEKAQDVLATIPVVRRVEPIEGTAETAEETIRLYSDSAAPQVVKAALDMLADGGWEVRDVTIGKPGLEDVFIELTGRDLR, via the coding sequence ATGAGCCAGGATGTGGCCGTCGAGGTCCGCGATCTCGTCAAGCGGTACCCGGGCGCGGACACCAATGCGGTGGACTCGCTGAGCTTCACCGTGCAGCCGGGTGAGGTATTCGGGCTGCTCGGACCCAACGGCGCGGGCAAGACCACCACGGTCGGCGTGCTCACCACCCGCGTGCGCCCCACCTCCGGGTACGCCTCGGTGTGCGGGGTCGACGTCCTCGAGGATCCGATCGGCGCCCGCCGGGTGCTTGCCGCGGTGTCGCAGCGCAATACGCTCGACGGATCGCTCACCATTCGGCAGAACCTGCTGTTTCACGCGCGCTACCACCGCATTCCGCGCGCGGAGCGGGCCCGGCTCGCGGACGAGATCCTGGAGCGAATGAGCCTGACCCCGGTGGCGAACCGCAATATCGGCCAGATCTCCGGCGGCCAGACGCAGCGCGTCATGATCGGCCGGGCGCTGATGCACAAGCCGGACGTGCTGTTCCTCGACGAGCCCGCCAACGGCCTGGACCCGCAGGCCCGGCTGTTCGTGCACGATCGGGTAGTGGACCTGCACCGCGACGGCACCGCGGTGGTCATCACCACCCACGACATGAGCGAGGCCACCAAGCTCTGCAACCGCGTCGGCATCGTCGACCACGGCCGCATGCTCGCGCTCGACACCCCCGCCAAACTCACCGAGCTGCTGCCCGGTTCGTCGTCGGTCACCCTGACCATCGGGCGCAACGAGTCCGCGGTCGAGAAGGCCCAGGACGTGCTGGCCACGATCCCGGTGGTCCGGCGGGTCGAGCCGATCGAGGGCACCGCCGAGACCGCCGAGGAGACCATCCGGCTGTACTCGGATTCCGCTGCGCCGCAGGTGGTCAAGGCCGCCCTCGACATGCTGGCCGACGGCGGCTGGGAGGTGCGCGACGTCACGATCGGCAAGCCGGGGCTCGAGGACGTGTTCATCGAGCTGACGGGACGGGATCTGAGATGA
- a CDS encoding ABC transporter permease, whose amino-acid sequence MTTVSPADTAATGLARPLRSAARTGSSLGTFGALLARDLFVMVREVRPFLVQVVLQRLVMVFVFGVVLGKLGLATPAMVKILLPGVVSMTIFGAAVQNTALPMAIDFAAGREIEDRLLAPISVTAVAIEKVVFGAMRGLIGGIIITPVGLAMLGGHWPLSALPAVVGISVLGALAGAAMGLVIGTSVAARHINVVFAAVLLPMTFTGGVQFPFFGLEKLRWFQVVAAANPMTYLSEGIRWLVMPDMHSIALWIDAAVLLGATAVLLAIGCAGFRRRAQD is encoded by the coding sequence ATGACGACCGTGTCCCCCGCCGACACCGCCGCGACCGGTCTGGCGCGGCCCCTGCGGTCGGCCGCGCGGACGGGCAGCAGCCTCGGGACGTTCGGCGCGCTGCTGGCCCGCGATCTGTTCGTGATGGTGCGCGAGGTGCGGCCCTTCCTGGTGCAGGTGGTGTTGCAGCGCCTGGTCATGGTGTTCGTCTTCGGTGTGGTCCTCGGCAAGCTGGGGCTGGCGACGCCCGCGATGGTGAAGATCCTGCTGCCCGGCGTGGTGAGCATGACGATTTTCGGTGCGGCCGTGCAGAATACGGCGCTGCCGATGGCCATCGACTTCGCCGCGGGCCGCGAGATCGAGGACCGATTGCTGGCCCCGATCTCGGTGACCGCGGTCGCGATCGAGAAGGTCGTGTTCGGGGCGATGCGCGGCCTGATCGGCGGCATCATCATCACCCCCGTCGGTCTGGCCATGCTCGGCGGGCACTGGCCGCTGTCGGCGCTGCCCGCGGTGGTGGGGATCTCGGTGCTGGGCGCGCTGGCGGGCGCGGCGATGGGGCTGGTGATCGGCACCTCGGTGGCGGCCCGGCACATCAATGTGGTGTTCGCCGCGGTGCTGCTGCCGATGACCTTCACCGGCGGGGTGCAGTTCCCGTTCTTCGGCCTGGAGAAGCTGCGCTGGTTCCAGGTGGTCGCCGCGGCCAACCCGATGACCTATCTCAGCGAGGGAATCCGCTGGCTGGTGATGCCGGACATGCATTCCATCGCCCTCTGGATCGACGCGGCCGTGCTGCTCGGCGCGACCGCCGTGCTGCTCGCCATCGGGTGCGCCGGGTTCCGCCGCCGAGCGCAGGACTGA
- a CDS encoding NDP-hexose 2,3-dehydratase family protein, with protein MPGLRQVDGELALRLLASAATTEGCCVSREQFDQWLADRRAAQRMTVRRIPFAELSGWRFDKATGDLGHHTGRFFTIQGLSVRTDRPPVPAWTQPIINQTEIGVLGILIREFDGVLHCLMQAKVEPGNVNGIQLSPTVQATKSNYQQVHGGTAVPYIEFFRDAPAHTVVADVLQSEQGSWFYQKRNRNMVVEVGPEVVAQEDFIWLTLGQISDLLREPNLVNMDARTVLSCLPYRLLPGPAWTDGSLGAAIARSSDGTRGGLYTIREILSWITGAQAEYDGGRELISLGEVRDWQRFDDRISHETGAYFSVVAVDVTANAREVRSWSQPLIEPHGLGQVALLVCRIEGVLHALVHSRVEPGFLDVVELAPSVQCAPDSYDHLGDEARPMFLDVVLGSSADQTHYDCVLSEEGGRFLNAVSRYRVIEVDAEIGEGAADYRWMTLYQLTNLLQFSHYLNVQLRTLVAVLRGLG; from the coding sequence ATGCCCGGCCTTCGACAGGTGGACGGTGAACTGGCGTTGCGGCTGCTGGCCTCGGCCGCGACGACCGAGGGGTGCTGCGTCAGCCGCGAACAGTTCGACCAGTGGCTCGCCGATCGGCGCGCCGCGCAGCGAATGACGGTGCGGCGCATACCGTTCGCGGAGCTGTCGGGCTGGCGGTTCGACAAGGCGACCGGCGATCTGGGGCATCACACCGGCCGCTTCTTCACGATTCAGGGGCTGTCGGTGCGCACGGACCGGCCGCCGGTGCCCGCCTGGACGCAGCCGATCATCAATCAGACCGAGATCGGCGTGCTCGGCATCCTGATCCGCGAATTCGACGGCGTGCTGCACTGCCTGATGCAGGCGAAGGTCGAGCCGGGCAATGTGAACGGGATCCAGCTCTCGCCGACCGTGCAGGCGACCAAGAGCAACTATCAGCAGGTGCACGGCGGCACGGCGGTGCCCTACATCGAGTTCTTCCGCGACGCGCCCGCGCACACCGTGGTCGCGGATGTGCTGCAGTCCGAACAGGGTTCGTGGTTCTACCAGAAGCGCAACCGCAATATGGTGGTCGAGGTCGGGCCGGAGGTGGTGGCGCAGGAGGACTTCATCTGGCTCACCCTCGGCCAGATCAGCGACCTGCTGCGCGAACCCAACCTGGTCAATATGGACGCGCGCACGGTGCTGTCCTGCCTGCCCTACCGGCTGCTGCCGGGCCCGGCGTGGACCGACGGGTCGCTGGGCGCGGCCATCGCGCGGTCCTCCGACGGCACCCGCGGCGGGCTGTACACGATCCGGGAGATCCTGAGCTGGATCACCGGGGCGCAGGCGGAGTACGACGGCGGCCGGGAGCTGATCAGCCTCGGCGAGGTGCGCGACTGGCAGCGCTTCGACGACCGCATCTCGCACGAGACCGGCGCCTACTTCTCGGTGGTCGCGGTCGACGTGACCGCGAACGCACGCGAGGTGCGCTCCTGGTCGCAGCCGCTCATCGAACCGCACGGGCTAGGACAGGTCGCGCTGCTGGTATGCCGCATCGAGGGCGTGCTGCACGCGCTGGTGCACTCCCGAGTCGAGCCCGGCTTCCTCGACGTGGTGGAACTGGCCCCGAGCGTGCAATGCGCCCCCGACAGCTACGACCACCTGGGCGACGAGGCCCGGCCGATGTTCCTGGATGTGGTGCTGGGGTCCTCCGCCGACCAGACCCATTACGACTGCGTCCTGTCCGAGGAGGGCGGGCGTTTCCTGAACGCGGTCAGCCGGTATCGGGTGATCGAGGTGGATGCCGAGATCGGCGAGGGGGCGGCCGACTATCGGTGGATGACGTTGTATCAGTTGACTAATCTGCTGCAGTTCAGCCATTACTTGAATGTGCAGCTGCGGACCCTGGTGGCGGTGCTGCGCGGGTTGGGGTGA
- a CDS encoding dTMP kinase — translation MPENSPDPLLICISGGDGSGKSTQVAALEKQLTDRGIHTATATIWDPFTDPFVAERLPFRTREDVFAYVRILGPGARGYFLFHWMRLAFDRALAHSPNILLINAYWYKYFATEIAHGADPKTLRACTQGFPTPHHTFYLRITPETALSRKHDRSDYESGYGDERTFIEFQRRSLRTLDELADELSWTPLDATLPPDDITDAILESLGPVRR, via the coding sequence ATGCCGGAAAACAGCCCCGACCCCCTATTGATCTGCATTTCCGGCGGCGACGGATCCGGAAAGAGCACCCAGGTGGCCGCCCTGGAAAAGCAGCTGACCGACCGTGGCATACACACCGCGACCGCCACGATCTGGGACCCGTTCACCGACCCGTTCGTCGCCGAACGCCTCCCCTTCCGCACCCGCGAGGACGTATTCGCCTACGTCCGCATCCTAGGCCCCGGCGCCCGCGGCTATTTCCTCTTCCACTGGATGCGCCTGGCCTTCGATCGCGCCCTCGCCCACTCCCCGAACATCCTCCTGATCAACGCCTACTGGTACAAGTACTTCGCCACCGAAATAGCCCACGGCGCAGACCCGAAAACCCTACGCGCCTGCACCCAAGGATTCCCCACCCCCCACCACACCTTCTACCTGCGCATCACACCCGAAACCGCCCTGTCCCGCAAACACGACCGCAGCGACTACGAAAGCGGCTACGGCGACGAACGAACTTTCATCGAATTCCAGCGCCGCAGCCTCCGCACACTTGACGAATTGGCAGACGAATTGTCGTGGACACCGCTGGACGCGACCCTGCCGCCGGACGACATCACCGACGCCATCCTCGAAAGCCTCGGCCCGGTGCGGCGCTGA
- a CDS encoding phthiocerol/phthiodiolone dimycocerosyl transferase family protein — MTEVGFRRPLAPTEKSFAQNDAFSGYVMRTVGRIDRDALQAAYSAVCQAFPVLAATLQTSDGETYLVESADTPEPRFHEGDPDEPLTGAAMDSSRALSALNVVGNGDESSVALMGNHSISDGSFFLEVLTSLWSAYSAALAGATVDLPRRPFPKSLEELLAERGIERRSAAAPSEAPRSPAPEPERVEVVQRSAQFRLTEAETTALVDLGHREHVTINGLLSGAILLAEAEVSGRPLAEFQYIFPVNIRHRFTPPVGPTEGTIVLGYIGFEVPEIAEPDAVTIGRAVGDQLKARMSDDSLLTSFLDLAEYRSAGARAQNAEAAQDSGAPAQQRGPAIISLTNWGRIPRLQLPDDLRMTNFHSARRTKAPVGHARPTNVSRYTASTFNGRLGIEHHSPSPEEKRDSQRRLDALSEVLRRLIKH; from the coding sequence ATGACCGAAGTCGGATTCAGGCGGCCGCTGGCGCCTACCGAGAAGTCCTTCGCCCAGAACGACGCGTTCTCCGGATACGTGATGCGGACGGTGGGCCGAATCGATCGGGATGCCCTGCAGGCGGCCTATTCGGCGGTGTGTCAAGCCTTTCCGGTACTGGCGGCCACGCTACAGACCAGCGACGGCGAGACCTACCTGGTGGAGTCCGCCGACACTCCGGAGCCGCGGTTCCACGAGGGCGACCCGGACGAACCGCTGACGGGTGCGGCCATGGACTCGAGCCGGGCGCTGAGCGCGCTCAATGTCGTCGGCAACGGCGACGAGTCGAGCGTGGCGCTGATGGGCAATCACAGCATCTCCGACGGCAGCTTCTTCCTGGAGGTGCTCACCTCGCTGTGGTCGGCGTACTCCGCCGCGCTCGCGGGCGCGACCGTCGACCTGCCGCGCCGCCCGTTCCCGAAGTCGCTGGAGGAGCTGCTGGCCGAGCGCGGCATCGAAAGGCGGTCCGCGGCAGCGCCGTCCGAGGCGCCGCGGTCTCCCGCGCCCGAGCCGGAGCGGGTCGAGGTCGTGCAGCGGTCGGCGCAGTTCCGCCTGACCGAGGCCGAGACCACCGCGCTGGTGGACCTCGGCCACCGCGAGCACGTCACCATCAACGGCCTGCTGTCCGGGGCGATCCTGCTCGCGGAGGCGGAGGTGAGCGGCCGCCCGCTGGCCGAGTTCCAGTACATCTTCCCGGTGAACATCCGCCACCGCTTCACGCCACCGGTCGGCCCCACCGAGGGCACGATCGTGCTGGGCTACATCGGCTTCGAGGTCCCCGAGATCGCCGAACCCGATGCCGTCACCATCGGCCGGGCGGTCGGCGACCAGCTGAAGGCCCGGATGAGCGACGACTCCCTGCTGACCAGCTTCCTCGATCTGGCCGAATACCGTTCGGCGGGCGCGCGGGCACAGAACGCGGAGGCGGCCCAGGACTCGGGCGCACCGGCACAGCAGCGGGGGCCCGCCATCATCAGCCTCACCAACTGGGGCCGCATCCCGCGGTTGCAGCTGCCCGACGACCTGCGGATGACCAACTTCCACTCCGCGCGCCGCACCAAGGCCCCGGTCGGGCACGCGCGGCCGACGAATGTGTCCCGCTACACCGCCAGCACCTTCAACGGACGGCTGGGCATCGAGCACCATTCGCCGTCGCCGGAGGAGAAACGGGATTCACAGCGTCGCTTGGACGCGTTGAGCGAGGTATTGCGCCGCCTGATAAAGCACTGA
- a CDS encoding phenazine antibiotic biosynthesis protein — protein MTSLSADPKWAIIDPAVHPTDPDEYLRVAVAWHFGEETGSPFWLSRAQRLDFDPLRDVRTFDDLKLFPNVVDELRDVAVEDLIPRGYGPNPPAPKVFETGGTTGAPKRVILMPDWIEASIDRMLAGPVFSGREPSNILVAAPTGPHKIGSQYDWVVARQNTVKFSIDIDPRWVKKLIRRGATEEAKAYVEHILDQIEHILDSQQVGMLVTTPQLLKACADRPRIAKLINAKIKVVFWGGAHMTADDRFLLAHEHFPDVTLISRYNSALVLEGARERAGVSPDEEIVYDPRSPIVTFRVVDPDTREPVPYGQRGQVVMNHVSKGMFLPNNLERDSAIRVEGRPGQVGDSVAGPKPVDVFGGEQVIEGIY, from the coding sequence ATGACGAGCCTCAGCGCGGACCCGAAATGGGCCATCATCGACCCCGCCGTCCATCCGACCGACCCCGACGAATACCTCCGGGTCGCGGTCGCATGGCATTTCGGCGAGGAGACCGGGTCCCCGTTCTGGCTGAGCCGCGCCCAGCGCCTCGACTTCGATCCGCTGCGCGACGTGCGCACCTTCGACGACCTGAAACTGTTCCCGAATGTCGTCGACGAGCTGCGCGACGTCGCCGTGGAGGACCTCATCCCGCGCGGCTACGGCCCGAATCCGCCCGCGCCCAAGGTCTTCGAGACCGGCGGCACCACCGGCGCGCCCAAGCGGGTCATCCTGATGCCGGACTGGATCGAGGCGTCCATCGACCGCATGCTCGCCGGTCCGGTGTTCAGCGGGCGGGAGCCGTCGAACATCCTGGTGGCCGCGCCCACCGGACCGCACAAGATCGGCTCGCAGTACGACTGGGTGGTGGCGCGGCAGAACACGGTCAAGTTCTCCATCGACATCGACCCGCGCTGGGTCAAGAAGCTCATCCGGCGCGGCGCGACCGAGGAGGCGAAGGCGTACGTCGAGCACATCCTCGACCAGATCGAGCACATCCTGGACAGCCAGCAGGTCGGGATGTTGGTGACCACCCCGCAGCTGCTGAAGGCGTGCGCGGACCGCCCGCGGATCGCCAAGCTGATCAACGCCAAGATCAAGGTCGTGTTCTGGGGCGGCGCGCACATGACCGCCGACGACCGATTCCTGTTGGCCCACGAGCACTTTCCCGACGTCACCCTGATCAGCCGGTACAACAGCGCGCTGGTCCTGGAGGGCGCGCGCGAACGCGCCGGGGTCAGCCCGGACGAGGAGATCGTCTACGACCCGCGCAGCCCGATCGTGACCTTCCGCGTCGTCGACCCGGACACCCGCGAACCCGTCCCCTACGGACAGCGCGGCCAGGTCGTCATGAACCACGTCAGCAAGGGCATGTTCCTGCCGAACAACCTGGAGCGCGACAGCGCGATCCGGGTCGAGGGCCGACCGGGCCAGGTCGGCGACTCGGTGGCCGGTCCGAAACCCGTCGACGTCTTCGGCGGGGAGCAAGTGATCGAGGGCATCTATTAA